The proteins below come from a single Caulobacter segnis ATCC 21756 genomic window:
- a CDS encoding iron-sulfur cluster assembly scaffold protein, which produces MIDDLYSAKILTLVANMPRAGRLPAPDASSEKVAKLCGSKITVDVVVEDGKVVDFAQDVSACALGQAAAAILGRNVIGADLSDIELARDSLTAMLKTNGSPPAGRFAELAVLEPVKDYPARHASTLLAFEATVEAVRKATGAAETRTSTAGAA; this is translated from the coding sequence ATGATCGACGACCTCTACAGCGCCAAGATCCTGACGCTCGTGGCCAACATGCCGCGCGCCGGACGCTTGCCCGCGCCCGACGCCAGCAGCGAGAAGGTCGCCAAGCTGTGCGGCAGCAAGATCACGGTCGACGTCGTGGTCGAGGACGGCAAGGTGGTCGACTTCGCCCAGGACGTCAGCGCCTGCGCGCTGGGGCAGGCGGCCGCCGCGATCCTGGGCCGGAACGTCATCGGGGCCGATCTTTCCGACATCGAGTTGGCGCGAGACTCGCTTACGGCTATGCTGAAGACGAACGGTTCGCCTCCCGCGGGCCGATTTGCGGAGCTCGCCGTGCTGGAGCCGGTCAAGGACTATCCCGCCCGTCACGCCTCGACGCTGCTGGCGTTCGAGGCGACGGTCGAGGCTGTCCGCAAGGCCACAGGCGCCGCCGAAACGCGAACTAGCACCGCCGGCGCGGCTTGA
- the yidD gene encoding membrane protein insertion efficiency factor YidD: protein MTLYERTVDLGLRAYKLTLSPLIGRQCRFTPSCSEYTAAALKEHGPLKGSWLGLRRICRCNPFGGSGYDPPPPRHQPRKWKCEE from the coding sequence ATGACCCTCTACGAACGCACCGTCGATTTGGGCCTTCGGGCCTACAAGTTGACGCTCTCGCCTCTCATCGGGCGTCAGTGCCGCTTTACGCCGAGCTGTTCGGAGTACACGGCCGCCGCTCTCAAGGAACATGGCCCGCTCAAGGGCTCCTGGCTGGGTTTGCGACGGATTTGCCGCTGCAATCCGTTTGGTGGTTCGGGCTATGACCCGCCGCCGCCGCGACACCAGCCACGCAAGTGGAAATGTGAAGAATGA
- the thrS gene encoding threonine--tRNA ligase, which translates to MIDLVFPDGSSRQYPDGATGRDVAAAISKSLEKKALLIKLDGQLLDLDRPLTPDLLAGERKFEILTREAPEALDTIRHDTAHVLAEAVQELFPGTQVTIGPNVEDGFYYDFARDEPFSLDDLEKIEKRMKEIVDRDEKISREVWDREEAIKHFDDIGEQYKAQIIRDLPPTDTITVYRQGNWKDLCRGPHLPSTKHVGKAFKLTKLAGAYWRGDQNNAQLQRIYGTAWASEADLDAYLKRIEEAEKRDHRKLGKTMDLFHIQEEGKGMVFWHPKGWALYRVLEDYMRRRLDAAGYKEVKTPQILDKSLWEKSGHAEKFGHAMFMCESAEGEVLAVKPMNCPGHIQIFNVGQKSYRELPLRMAEFGACHRYEPSGAMHGIMRVRAFTQDDAHIFCREEQVTEESARFIELLRSVYNDLGMTLADTKFSTRPDLRAGTDEVWDKAESALSAAAEAAGETLVLQPGEGAFYGPKLEFSLKDAIGRVWQCGTLQLDFVLPERLDAEYVSEDGSKKRPVMLHRAILGSFERFIGILLENFAGALPVWLAPTQVVVATITSDADDYAREVVETLTKLGMRAELDLRNEKINYKIREHSLAKVPVIAVVGRKEAETRQLALRRLGGEGQSILSLEEAISVLTSDATPPDVARARAAKAVPEAVTA; encoded by the coding sequence ATGATCGATCTGGTTTTCCCCGACGGCTCCTCGCGACAGTATCCGGACGGCGCCACGGGCCGCGATGTCGCCGCCGCCATCTCCAAGTCGCTGGAAAAGAAGGCCCTGCTGATCAAGCTGGACGGCCAGCTGCTGGACCTCGACCGTCCGCTGACGCCCGATCTGCTGGCCGGCGAGCGCAAGTTCGAGATCCTGACGCGCGAGGCGCCCGAGGCCCTCGACACCATCCGCCACGACACGGCCCACGTGCTGGCCGAGGCGGTGCAGGAGCTGTTCCCGGGCACCCAGGTGACGATCGGCCCGAACGTCGAAGACGGCTTTTACTACGACTTCGCCCGCGACGAGCCGTTCAGCCTGGACGACCTGGAAAAGATCGAAAAGCGCATGAAGGAGATCGTCGACCGCGACGAGAAGATCTCGCGCGAGGTCTGGGATCGCGAAGAGGCGATCAAGCACTTCGATGACATCGGCGAGCAGTACAAGGCGCAGATCATCCGTGACCTGCCCCCGACGGACACGATCACGGTCTATCGCCAGGGGAACTGGAAGGACTTGTGCCGCGGTCCGCACCTGCCCTCGACCAAGCATGTCGGCAAGGCCTTCAAGCTGACCAAGCTGGCCGGCGCCTATTGGCGTGGCGACCAGAACAACGCCCAGCTGCAGCGCATCTACGGCACGGCCTGGGCCTCGGAGGCCGATCTCGACGCCTATCTGAAGCGCATCGAGGAAGCCGAGAAGCGCGATCACCGCAAGCTCGGCAAGACGATGGACCTCTTCCACATCCAGGAAGAGGGCAAGGGCATGGTGTTCTGGCACCCGAAGGGCTGGGCGCTCTATCGCGTGCTCGAGGACTACATGCGCCGTCGCCTCGACGCGGCCGGCTACAAGGAGGTGAAGACCCCGCAGATCCTCGACAAGAGCCTGTGGGAGAAGTCGGGCCACGCCGAGAAGTTCGGCCACGCCATGTTCATGTGCGAGAGCGCCGAGGGCGAGGTCCTGGCGGTCAAGCCGATGAACTGCCCCGGCCACATCCAGATCTTCAACGTCGGCCAGAAGTCCTATCGCGAGCTGCCGCTGCGCATGGCCGAGTTCGGCGCCTGCCACCGCTACGAGCCGTCGGGCGCCATGCACGGGATCATGCGGGTGCGCGCCTTCACCCAGGACGACGCCCACATTTTCTGCCGCGAAGAGCAGGTCACGGAGGAAAGCGCCCGGTTCATCGAACTGTTGCGCTCGGTCTATAACGACCTGGGCATGACGCTCGCGGACACCAAGTTCTCGACGCGGCCCGACCTGCGCGCCGGCACGGACGAGGTCTGGGACAAGGCCGAGTCCGCCCTGTCGGCCGCCGCCGAGGCGGCGGGCGAGACGCTGGTGTTGCAGCCAGGCGAGGGCGCCTTCTACGGCCCGAAGCTGGAGTTCTCGCTGAAGGACGCCATCGGCCGCGTCTGGCAGTGCGGCACACTGCAACTTGATTTCGTTCTGCCGGAACGATTGGACGCTGAATACGTTTCGGAGGACGGTTCGAAGAAGCGTCCCGTGATGCTTCACCGTGCGATTTTGGGGTCGTTCGAACGTTTCATCGGCATTCTGTTGGAGAACTTCGCGGGCGCTTTGCCCGTGTGGCTGGCGCCGACTCAGGTCGTCGTGGCCACGATCACCTCGGACGCCGACGACTATGCTCGCGAGGTCGTTGAGACGTTGACGAAACTAGGTATGCGCGCGGAACTGGACCTGCGAAATGAGAAGATCAACTATAAGATTCGCGAGCACAGCCTCGCCAAGGTGCCAGTGATCGCAGTGGTCGGACGTAAGGAAGCGGAGACGAGGCAGCTGGCCTTGCGTCGCCTAGGCGGCGAAGGGCAGAGCATCCTGTCGCTCGAGGAGGCCATCTCCGTGCTGACCTCCGACGCCACCCCGCCTGACGTGGCGCGCGCCCGCGCCGCCAAGGCCGTTCCGGAGGCGGTGACCGCCTGA
- a CDS encoding glycosyltransferase family 2 protein — translation MNSILPSVSTLTAGARPARPNVSVVMVVYRTGEALAESIKHVLAEPLVDEFVIVDNGSCAHERDLLRSLALTEPRVILKQGHGNIGFARGANLGAQTSGGEHIVFLNPDANLQPGCVGALVTAFKGQATPTIVGARVLNVDGTEQRGGRRGEVTPITTVLSFGQLTRRYPKLAAFEIHREHEPLPRAPVPMPTISGACFAMRRRDFEALNGFDEAYFLHVEDIDLCWRARRAGGQVLFQPQARVVHLGHTSLEHPVKVEFHKGVGLTRYFIKRADSLQLFAAAVLLAPAIMLMSVFRPLLWKMTGRPI, via the coding sequence ATGAACAGCATTCTCCCGTCCGTCTCGACCCTGACCGCGGGCGCCCGCCCGGCCCGACCGAATGTGTCGGTGGTCATGGTCGTGTACCGGACGGGAGAAGCGTTGGCCGAAAGCATCAAGCACGTTCTGGCCGAGCCGCTGGTCGACGAGTTCGTCATCGTCGACAACGGCTCGTGCGCGCACGAGCGTGACCTTCTGCGCTCCCTGGCCCTGACCGAACCGCGGGTGATCCTCAAGCAGGGCCATGGCAACATCGGCTTCGCGCGCGGGGCCAATCTGGGCGCCCAGACCTCGGGGGGCGAGCACATCGTCTTCCTCAATCCCGACGCCAACCTGCAGCCGGGCTGTGTCGGCGCCCTGGTCACGGCCTTCAAGGGCCAGGCGACCCCGACCATCGTCGGCGCCCGGGTGCTGAACGTCGATGGCACCGAGCAGCGCGGCGGCCGTCGGGGCGAGGTCACGCCGATCACCACGGTGCTGAGCTTCGGCCAACTGACCCGCCGCTATCCCAAGCTGGCCGCCTTCGAGATCCATCGCGAGCACGAGCCGTTGCCGCGCGCCCCCGTCCCGATGCCGACCATCTCCGGCGCCTGCTTCGCCATGCGTCGCCGGGACTTCGAGGCCCTGAACGGCTTCGACGAGGCCTATTTCCTGCACGTCGAGGACATCGACCTGTGCTGGCGCGCGCGCCGGGCGGGCGGCCAGGTGCTGTTCCAGCCCCAGGCGCGGGTCGTGCACCTGGGCCACACCAGCCTCGAGCACCCGGTGAAGGTGGAGTTCCACAAGGGCGTGGGCCTGACCCGCTACTTCATCAAGCGCGCCGACAGCCTTCAGCTCTTCGCCGCCGCCGTCCTGCTGGCCCCGGCCATCATGCTGATGTCGGTGTTCCGCCCGCTGCTGTGGAAAATGACCGGCCGGCCGATCTAG
- a CDS encoding hydroxymethylglutaryl-CoA lyase yields the protein MSRFIEIVEVGPRDGLQNEKISLSVAEKLDLIGKLEAAGARRTEVVSFVNPARVPQMAGAEDIMAALPADPSRSRIGLVLNLRGWERCISTGCDEANVVVCASDGFGVRNQGATVAQQIDTLAAIAERQAIDGGPPITATISVAFGCPFDGEVSQDQVVAIVREAAALGVPEIAIADTIGVADPWTVRKRIEAVRAAAPDARLRMHFHDTRNTGLANAYASVEAGVDVLDASVGGLGGCPFAPAATGNIGTEDLVYMLERAGFETGYDLAALIAIGREISDRLGKAPASSLARAGGFPA from the coding sequence ATGAGCCGCTTCATCGAAATCGTCGAGGTCGGGCCGCGCGACGGCCTGCAGAACGAGAAGATCTCGCTGTCGGTCGCCGAGAAGCTGGACCTGATCGGCAAGCTGGAAGCCGCCGGCGCGCGGCGCACCGAGGTGGTCTCGTTCGTCAATCCCGCCCGCGTCCCGCAGATGGCCGGCGCCGAGGACATCATGGCCGCCCTGCCCGCCGATCCGAGCCGTTCGCGGATCGGTCTCGTGCTGAATCTGCGCGGTTGGGAGCGCTGCATTTCGACCGGCTGCGACGAGGCCAATGTCGTGGTCTGCGCGTCGGACGGTTTCGGGGTCCGCAACCAGGGCGCCACGGTGGCCCAGCAGATCGACACCCTGGCCGCCATCGCCGAGCGGCAGGCGATCGACGGCGGCCCGCCGATCACCGCCACCATCTCGGTCGCCTTCGGCTGTCCTTTCGACGGCGAGGTCAGCCAGGACCAAGTCGTGGCGATCGTTCGCGAGGCCGCCGCCCTGGGCGTGCCGGAGATCGCCATCGCCGACACGATCGGCGTCGCCGATCCCTGGACCGTGCGCAAGCGGATCGAGGCGGTCCGCGCCGCCGCGCCGGACGCGCGCCTGCGCATGCATTTCCACGACACCCGCAACACCGGCCTGGCCAACGCCTACGCCAGCGTCGAGGCCGGCGTCGACGTGCTGGACGCCTCGGTCGGCGGCCTGGGCGGCTGTCCGTTCGCCCCCGCCGCCACGGGCAATATCGGGACCGAAGACCTCGTCTACATGCTGGAACGCGCCGGCTTCGAGACCGGTTATGACCTGGCGGCCCTGATCGCCATCGGCCGCGAGATCAGCGACCGCCTGGGCAAGGCTCCCGCCTCGTCCCTCGCCCGCGCCGGAGGGTTCCCCGCATGA
- a CDS encoding ArnT family glycosyltransferase, whose product MTLESRLDDWSRGWRGPLFAALVALIAGLPGLLAMPPLDRDESRFAQATSQMLETGDYVVIKFQDQPRFKKPVGIHWLQAVSVKTFSDAEDRRIWAYRIPSLLGAMLAAAACAWGAAALLDPRTGLIAGSILGATFLLSSEAFIAKTDAALCGTTTLAMGALARIYAAQLKGESASKLTKFAFWMGLSLAALIKGPVGLLTVFLALAALALWDRKARWMKDLGWTWGLILFAAVVLPWAMMITVATDGAFWGTAIGGDLAPKMAGGQEGHAGPFGYHALLSPLLSFPATVLLPAGLAVAWTRRKDPGVRFAVCWLVPTWLMFELLPTKLVHYALPAYGALAMLMAAAVREPLGKLVRWLGGGLSVLMGALLAAVAIYGQKEFGTAHDLGWTVVAAAFALAAGSAGAGAVLVARRHAVRALFVAGALGIAAHIALTAGLIPRLEPLFLSRDLAQALNQARLSPRSGAPGPVAVTGYAEPSLIFQLGTTTQLTDGEGAADAIAEGRPAIVEGREEKPFRAAMDQLGLAPRPVTTVEGLNYSDGDRERLTVYRGEPLPPAEDAVEPTEPAEESQR is encoded by the coding sequence ATGACGCTTGAATCTCGCCTGGATGACTGGAGCCGGGGGTGGCGCGGCCCTCTGTTCGCCGCCCTCGTCGCCTTGATCGCCGGACTGCCCGGCCTGCTGGCCATGCCGCCGTTGGACCGTGACGAGTCGCGCTTCGCGCAGGCCACCTCGCAGATGCTGGAGACCGGCGACTACGTCGTCATCAAGTTCCAGGATCAGCCGCGCTTCAAGAAGCCGGTCGGCATCCACTGGCTGCAGGCGGTCAGCGTCAAGACCTTCTCCGACGCCGAGGACCGCCGGATCTGGGCCTATCGCATCCCCTCGCTGCTGGGCGCGATGCTTGCGGCGGCGGCCTGCGCCTGGGGCGCGGCCGCGCTGCTGGATCCCCGCACGGGACTGATCGCCGGCTCGATCCTGGGCGCGACCTTCCTACTGTCGTCGGAAGCCTTCATCGCCAAGACCGACGCGGCGCTTTGCGGGACCACGACCCTGGCCATGGGCGCGCTGGCGCGGATCTACGCCGCCCAGCTGAAAGGCGAGTCGGCGAGCAAGCTGACCAAGTTCGCCTTCTGGATGGGCCTGTCCTTGGCGGCGCTGATCAAGGGGCCCGTCGGCCTTCTGACCGTATTCCTGGCGTTGGCGGCTCTCGCCCTCTGGGACCGCAAGGCGCGGTGGATGAAGGACCTTGGCTGGACCTGGGGCCTGATCCTGTTCGCCGCCGTGGTGCTGCCCTGGGCGATGATGATCACCGTGGCCACCGACGGCGCCTTCTGGGGCACGGCGATCGGCGGCGACCTGGCCCCCAAGATGGCCGGCGGCCAGGAGGGACACGCGGGGCCGTTCGGCTATCACGCCCTGCTCTCGCCGCTGTTGTCGTTCCCCGCCACCGTCCTGCTGCCGGCCGGCCTCGCCGTTGCGTGGACCCGCCGCAAGGATCCGGGCGTACGCTTCGCCGTGTGCTGGCTGGTCCCAACCTGGCTGATGTTCGAGCTGCTGCCGACCAAGCTGGTCCACTACGCCCTGCCCGCCTATGGGGCCCTGGCCATGCTGATGGCGGCGGCCGTGCGAGAACCTCTGGGTAAGCTCGTCCGCTGGTTGGGCGGAGGACTGTCGGTGCTGATGGGCGCGCTGCTGGCCGCGGTCGCCATCTACGGCCAGAAGGAGTTCGGAACCGCCCATGATCTCGGCTGGACCGTCGTGGCCGCGGCCTTCGCCCTGGCCGCCGGGAGCGCCGGGGCGGGGGCGGTTCTGGTGGCGCGGCGTCATGCGGTGCGGGCGCTGTTCGTCGCCGGCGCCCTGGGGATCGCCGCCCACATCGCCCTGACCGCCGGTCTGATCCCACGGCTGGAGCCGCTCTTCCTGTCGCGCGACCTCGCCCAGGCCCTGAACCAGGCCCGGCTTTCGCCGCGCTCCGGCGCGCCCGGCCCGGTGGCCGTGACCGGCTACGCCGAACCTAGCCTGATCTTCCAGCTGGGCACGACCACCCAGCTGACTGACGGCGAAGGCGCGGCGGACGCCATCGCCGAGGGCCGCCCCGCCATCGTGGAGGGCCGCGAGGAAAAGCCGTTCCGCGCCGCCATGGATCAACTGGGCCTGGCGCCGCGCCCCGTGACGACCGTCGAGGGCCTGAACTATTCCGACGGGGATCGCGAACGGCTCACCGTCTATCGCGGCGAACCCCTGCCCCCCGCCGAGGACGCCGTCGAACCGACCGAACCCGCCGAGGAGTCGCAGCGATGA
- a CDS encoding glycosyltransferase family 2 protein, with translation MNDIVSPTPDFSVVVPVFDEGEAAPKLAREIAAAFAGENYEMIFIDDASRDDTKARLMALKAEIPQLRVLGHRKNSGQSRAVRSGVLAARGPIVITLDGDGQNDPADAPRLAKALAAGPETLALVGGERVKRQDSNAKRFASKFGNGVRKRLLKDTANDTGCGLKAFRREAFLRLPYFDHIHRYIPALMLREGYEVAFQPVNHRHRETGVSKYTNLGRLKASISDLLGVMWLQSRARNPQGVDEV, from the coding sequence ATGAACGACATCGTCTCGCCGACGCCCGATTTCTCCGTCGTCGTCCCCGTTTTCGACGAGGGCGAGGCCGCGCCGAAGCTGGCGCGCGAGATCGCCGCCGCCTTCGCCGGCGAAAACTACGAGATGATCTTCATCGACGACGCCAGCCGCGACGACACCAAGGCGCGGCTGATGGCCTTGAAGGCCGAAATTCCGCAGTTGCGCGTGCTGGGTCATCGCAAGAACTCGGGCCAGAGCCGCGCCGTGCGCAGCGGCGTCCTGGCCGCTCGCGGCCCGATCGTCATCACCCTCGACGGCGACGGCCAGAACGATCCGGCCGACGCGCCGCGCCTGGCCAAGGCCTTGGCGGCCGGCCCCGAAACGCTGGCGCTGGTCGGCGGCGAGCGCGTGAAGCGCCAGGACAGCAACGCCAAGCGCTTCGCCTCCAAGTTCGGAAACGGGGTGCGCAAGCGCCTGCTCAAGGACACCGCCAACGACACCGGCTGCGGGCTGAAGGCGTTCCGCCGCGAGGCCTTCCTGCGCCTGCCGTACTTCGATCACATCCACCGCTATATCCCGGCCCTGATGCTGCGCGAGGGCTACGAGGTCGCGTTCCAGCCGGTCAATCACCGGCATCGCGAGACGGGGGTGTCCAAGTACACGAACCTCGGGCGCCTCAAGGCCTCGATCTCCGATCTCCTGGGCGTGATGTGGCTGCAATCGCGGGCCCGCAATCCCCAGGGCGTCGACGAGGTCTAG
- a CDS encoding tRNA (cytidine(34)-2'-O)-methyltransferase codes for MRIALFQPGIPQNVGAAIRLSACFGVGLDVIEPCSFPLDDKSLKRAALDYGPLAHLKRHDSWGAFLKAPERVDGRLLLFTTRGATPFHRFEFAPGDTLLFGNESRGAPEEVHAAVHGRIIIPIRPETRSMNLATTAAMALGEALRQTGGFPE; via the coding sequence ATGCGCATCGCACTTTTTCAACCAGGCATTCCCCAAAACGTCGGGGCGGCCATTCGTTTGTCCGCCTGCTTCGGCGTGGGCCTCGACGTCATCGAGCCCTGCAGTTTTCCTTTGGATGACAAGAGCTTGAAGCGAGCGGCGCTCGATTATGGCCCCCTGGCCCACCTCAAGCGGCACGACAGTTGGGGGGCATTCCTTAAGGCGCCGGAGCGCGTTGACGGACGGCTGCTGCTCTTCACGACCCGGGGTGCGACACCGTTTCACAGGTTTGAGTTCGCGCCTGGCGACACCCTGCTGTTCGGCAACGAGAGTCGCGGCGCGCCGGAGGAGGTCCACGCCGCCGTCCACGGACGGATCATTATCCCGATCCGCCCCGAGACCCGCTCGATGAACCTGGCGACCACCGCCGCCATGGCCCTGGGCGAGGCGCTCCGGCAGACCGGCGGCTTTCCGGAATAG
- the petA gene encoding ubiquinol-cytochrome c reductase iron-sulfur subunit, which yields MADTAVGATTEPEHGSDPSRRDFIHIAAIAAAAGGAATLVWPFIDQMNPSADTRALASTEFDLTKVAEGQQVTIKWRGKPLFVRNRTKAEIAKAVADDSAAMKDPATDASRVKPGKAQWLIVGGNCTHLGCVPTFGGGEYGGWFCPCHGSVYDTSGRIRKGPAPTNLVVPEYAFLTDTKVKIG from the coding sequence GTGGCCGACACCGCCGTGGGCGCAACGACCGAGCCGGAACACGGGAGCGATCCCTCCCGGCGCGACTTCATTCACATCGCCGCGATCGCGGCCGCCGCCGGCGGCGCCGCGACCCTGGTCTGGCCGTTCATCGACCAGATGAACCCGTCCGCGGACACGCGGGCCCTGGCTTCGACCGAGTTCGACCTGACCAAGGTCGCCGAGGGCCAGCAGGTCACGATCAAGTGGCGCGGCAAGCCGCTCTTCGTGCGCAACCGCACCAAGGCCGAGATCGCCAAGGCTGTCGCCGACGACAGCGCGGCGATGAAGGATCCCGCCACCGACGCCTCGCGCGTGAAGCCGGGCAAGGCCCAATGGCTGATCGTCGGCGGCAACTGCACCCACCTGGGCTGCGTGCCGACCTTCGGCGGCGGCGAGTACGGCGGCTGGTTCTGCCCGTGCCACGGCTCGGTCTACGACACCTCGGGTCGTATCCGTAAGGGCCCCGCGCCCACGAACCTGGTGGTTCCGGAATACGCCTTCCTCACCGACACCAAGGTCAAGATCGGCTAA
- a CDS encoding cytochrome b, producing the protein MSGHSTYQPKTGFERWLDARLPIVRLGYDSFVDYPTPRNLNYWWTFGGILSLCLASQLITGIILVMHYTPSASGAFASVEHIMRDVNYGWLIRYMHANGASMFFIAVYIHMLRGLYYGSYKAPREVLWLLGCVIYLLMMATAFMGYVLPWGQMSFHGAVVITNLFGALPLVGESITTWLWGGFAVDNPTLNRFFSLHYLLPFMIAGVVILHIWALHVVGQNNPTGVEPKSKADTLPFTPYATVKDGFAMSVFLILFAFFVFYMPNALGHADNYIEANPLVTPSHIVPEWYFLPFYAILRAVPDKLMGVLAMFGAIACLFALPWLDTSKVRSMRYRPTAKIYFVFFLVACCILGVCGAKLPDDPVIPHLTTFQLMGSDLNSFVWLSRVASLYYFAFFLVVLPVLGLVEKTLPVPDSIASPALSADAKKG; encoded by the coding sequence ATGAGCGGACATTCGACCTATCAACCCAAGACCGGTTTCGAGCGCTGGCTCGACGCCCGTCTGCCGATCGTGCGTCTGGGCTACGACTCGTTCGTCGACTATCCCACGCCGCGTAACCTGAACTACTGGTGGACGTTCGGCGGCATCCTGTCGCTGTGCCTGGCCTCCCAGCTGATCACCGGCATCATCCTGGTGATGCACTACACGCCGAGCGCCTCGGGCGCCTTCGCGTCGGTCGAGCACATCATGCGCGACGTGAACTACGGCTGGCTGATCCGCTACATGCACGCCAACGGCGCGTCGATGTTCTTCATCGCCGTCTACATCCACATGCTGCGCGGCCTCTACTACGGCTCCTACAAGGCGCCCCGCGAAGTGCTGTGGCTGCTGGGCTGCGTGATCTACCTGCTGATGATGGCGACCGCCTTCATGGGCTACGTCCTGCCCTGGGGCCAGATGTCGTTCCACGGCGCCGTCGTGATCACCAACCTGTTCGGCGCCCTGCCGCTGGTCGGCGAGAGCATCACCACCTGGCTGTGGGGCGGCTTCGCGGTCGACAACCCGACCCTGAACCGCTTCTTCTCGCTGCACTACCTGCTGCCCTTCATGATCGCGGGCGTCGTGATCCTGCACATCTGGGCGCTGCACGTGGTGGGCCAGAACAACCCGACCGGCGTCGAGCCGAAGTCGAAGGCCGACACCCTGCCCTTCACGCCGTACGCGACGGTGAAGGACGGCTTCGCGATGAGCGTCTTCCTGATCCTCTTCGCCTTCTTCGTCTTCTACATGCCGAACGCCTTGGGCCACGCCGACAACTACATCGAGGCCAACCCGCTGGTGACGCCGTCGCACATCGTTCCGGAATGGTACTTCCTGCCGTTCTACGCGATCCTGCGCGCCGTGCCGGACAAGCTGATGGGCGTGCTGGCCATGTTCGGCGCCATCGCCTGCTTGTTCGCCCTGCCTTGGCTGGACACCTCGAAGGTGCGCTCGATGCGCTACCGCCCGACCGCGAAGATCTACTTCGTGTTCTTCCTGGTGGCCTGCTGCATCCTGGGCGTCTGCGGCGCCAAGCTGCCCGACGATCCGGTGATCCCGCACCTGACCACGTTCCAGCTGATGGGTTCGGACCTGAACAGCTTCGTGTGGCTCTCGCGCGTCGCCTCGCTCTACTACTTCGCTTTCTTCCTGGTCGTGCTGCCGGTCCTGGGTCTGGTCGAGAAGACCCTGCCCGTGCCGGACTCGATCGCCTCGCCGGCCCTCTCGGCCGACGCCAAGAAGGGTTGA
- a CDS encoding cytochrome c1: MLRKLSVIAAAAGLLVAGAAGPALANGGALEAKDVHWSFEGPFGKFDQAQLQRGFKVYREVCSACHSLKLVAFRNLGDKGAPFYSEKYPNSNDNPWVKAIAKDYEVNDIDSETGDAIKRPATSADHFPSPFANEAAARASNGGALPPDMSLLAKAREAGPDYIYSLVTGYAEPPKGLTVPTGGHYNPYFPGDLTSAWHGDHKSVPKGGFIAMAPPLKADLVTFDDGTKSTLDQQAKDVSAFLMWAAEPKLEERKQTGFAVLIYLVLLSGLLYASYKTVWRNESH; this comes from the coding sequence ATGCTCCGCAAACTCTCGGTTATCGCGGCGGCGGCGGGTCTCCTGGTCGCCGGCGCCGCCGGTCCGGCCCTCGCCAATGGCGGCGCGCTGGAAGCCAAGGACGTCCACTGGTCGTTCGAAGGTCCGTTCGGCAAGTTCGACCAAGCCCAGCTGCAGCGCGGCTTCAAGGTCTATCGCGAGGTCTGCTCGGCCTGCCACTCGCTGAAGCTGGTGGCGTTCCGGAACCTGGGCGACAAGGGCGCTCCGTTCTATAGCGAGAAGTACCCGAACTCGAACGACAACCCGTGGGTCAAGGCGATCGCCAAGGACTACGAGGTCAATGACATCGACAGCGAGACCGGCGACGCCATCAAGCGTCCGGCCACCAGCGCCGATCACTTCCCGTCGCCCTTCGCCAACGAAGCCGCGGCCCGTGCGAGCAACGGCGGCGCCCTGCCGCCGGACATGTCGCTGCTGGCCAAGGCTCGCGAGGCCGGTCCGGACTACATCTACTCGCTGGTGACCGGCTACGCCGAGCCGCCGAAGGGCCTGACGGTCCCGACCGGCGGTCACTACAACCCGTACTTCCCGGGCGACCTGACCTCGGCCTGGCACGGCGATCACAAGTCTGTCCCGAAGGGCGGCTTCATCGCCATGGCTCCGCCGCTGAAGGCCGACCTGGTGACGTTCGACGACGGCACCAAGTCGACCCTCGACCAGCAGGCCAAGGACGTCTCGGCCTTCCTGATGTGGGCCGCCGAGCCCAAGCTGGAAGAGCGCAAGCAGACCGGCTTCGCCGTGCTGATCTACCTCGTCCTGCTGAGCGGCCTGCTGTACGCCAGCTACAAGACGGTGTGGCGCAACGAGTCGCACTAA